From Brevibacillus marinus, a single genomic window includes:
- a CDS encoding ABC transporter substrate-binding protein, protein MFSKDVVKRFCVVWVSLVFALVGCSGQPQTQGDQQQAQPQQTAADDQQLKQGGVIKVAVNDDPPTLDQMSTGSSSAVNIAYHIFEQLFALDQDLTVKPMLAKGVDVSEDKKTYTIQLREGVKFHDGTAMNADDVIASIKRWGSLSRFGKQVSEKVQQVSKVDDYTIQIQLKEEYAPLLNVMAGPQEALIIVPAEIAQAAGEKPLETNQLIGTGPYKFDRWEHGQYVSIKRFDDYAARDEDWGGLTGKKVAYADEIRFIVIKDAQVRVNGLRTGEYDYAVRIPKDLYEQIKTFPEVKPIVTKPDSWLMLMPDKSEPPFDDVRLRKAINHALDREKIGLATYGPPEFFQVDGSIFFPEQKDLYTTEGTEPYHEYDPEKAKQLMKEAGYDGQTIRMIATSSYEDHYNSAQAAAEMLKGVGFNVDLQFFEWATFVQKIKEPGNYDIWVSGFPPVYDLTLVLWVDPNYPGWWKSERMQSLLDQWTKTIDPAEQKRLLVEVNKTVYEEFPLIKMVNEIGLEAASAKLQGYEDWLSMRFWNVAVSSEGN, encoded by the coding sequence ATGTTTTCCAAAGATGTTGTCAAACGATTCTGTGTTGTGTGGGTGAGCCTGGTCTTCGCGCTTGTGGGATGCAGCGGTCAACCACAAACACAAGGTGATCAGCAGCAGGCGCAGCCGCAGCAAACTGCTGCCGATGATCAGCAGCTGAAGCAAGGCGGTGTAATCAAAGTGGCCGTCAACGACGACCCGCCTACGCTCGATCAGATGAGCACGGGATCCAGCTCGGCGGTAAACATCGCTTACCACATTTTTGAACAATTGTTCGCGCTCGATCAGGATCTGACGGTAAAGCCGATGCTTGCGAAAGGCGTAGACGTGAGCGAAGACAAAAAAACCTATACGATTCAGCTGCGTGAAGGGGTCAAATTTCACGATGGAACGGCCATGAATGCCGACGATGTGATTGCGTCGATCAAACGCTGGGGCTCGCTTTCCCGCTTTGGCAAACAAGTGTCCGAAAAAGTTCAACAGGTGAGCAAAGTGGACGATTACACGATCCAAATTCAGCTCAAAGAAGAATACGCCCCGCTGCTGAACGTCATGGCCGGCCCGCAGGAAGCGCTGATCATCGTCCCCGCCGAAATTGCTCAAGCCGCCGGCGAGAAGCCGCTGGAAACCAATCAGCTGATCGGTACGGGTCCGTACAAATTTGACCGTTGGGAGCACGGCCAGTACGTCTCGATCAAGCGGTTTGACGATTACGCCGCAAGGGACGAAGATTGGGGCGGGCTGACCGGGAAAAAAGTGGCGTACGCGGACGAAATCCGGTTTATCGTCATCAAGGACGCCCAGGTCAGGGTAAACGGATTGCGGACGGGCGAATATGATTACGCGGTCCGGATTCCCAAGGATTTGTACGAACAGATCAAGACTTTTCCCGAAGTAAAGCCGATCGTAACCAAACCTGACAGTTGGTTAATGCTGATGCCCGATAAATCCGAGCCGCCGTTTGATGATGTGCGTCTGCGCAAAGCGATCAACCATGCCTTGGACAGGGAAAAGATCGGCCTCGCCACATACGGGCCGCCGGAATTCTTCCAGGTTGACGGATCCATTTTCTTCCCGGAACAAAAGGATCTGTACACGACGGAAGGCACAGAACCGTACCATGAGTACGATCCGGAAAAGGCGAAACAACTGATGAAAGAAGCCGGCTACGATGGCCAGACGATTCGCATGATCGCGACGAGCAGTTACGAAGATCATTACAACTCGGCGCAGGCGGCCGCGGAGATGTTGAAAGGCGTCGGATTTAACGTCGATCTGCAGTTTTTCGAGTGGGCGACCTTTGTGCAAAAGATCAAAGAGCCGGGCAACTACGATATCTGGGTAAGCGGATTCCCGCCCGTGTACGATCTCACCCTGGTGCTCTGGGTGGACCCGAATTATCCCGGTTGGTGGAAAAGCGAGCGAATGCAATCCCTGCTCGATCAATGGACCAAGACGATTGATCCGGCTGAGCAGAAGCGTCTGCTGGTTGAAGTAAATAAAACGGTCTACGAAGAGTTTCCGTTGATCAAGATGGTCAACGAAATCGGCTTGGAAGCGGCCAGCGCCAAGTTACAAGGTTACGAGGACTGGTTGTCGATGCGATTCTGGAATGTAGCGGTCTCCTCGGAAGGCAACTAA
- a CDS encoding GntR family transcriptional regulator: protein MKQRVLLKDIAYRKIKEKIMRGDFLDSNSTSENQLVEELQMSRTPIREALQRLQHEGLIKIISNQGIVIQELSIKETNDLFDMRIAIETYSLKKNVGFISQHDFKQLDDIIARQKQACAERDVFSFIQLDGEFHQYLLELGGNSLFIQMMSNIRDRLYFDANRLHKRYPDSIARLIEEHVKITEALKKGDYELAVQELEQHLQNGKITYIS from the coding sequence GTGAAACAGCGCGTTTTGCTAAAAGATATTGCGTACAGGAAGATAAAGGAAAAAATTATGCGGGGCGATTTCTTGGACAGCAACTCCACCTCGGAAAATCAGTTGGTGGAGGAGCTGCAAATGAGCCGCACGCCAATCCGCGAAGCGCTGCAGCGACTGCAGCACGAAGGCTTGATCAAGATCATCTCCAACCAGGGGATCGTCATCCAGGAATTGTCGATCAAGGAGACAAACGACCTGTTTGACATGCGGATTGCCATTGAGACGTACTCCTTGAAAAAAAACGTGGGATTCATTTCGCAACATGATTTTAAACAGCTGGATGACATCATTGCCCGCCAAAAGCAGGCTTGTGCGGAAAGAGACGTATTCTCCTTTATTCAGCTGGACGGAGAATTTCACCAATACCTCCTGGAACTTGGCGGCAACAGCTTGTTTATCCAGATGATGTCAAATATTCGGGATCGGCTGTATTTTGACGCGAACCGGCTGCACAAACGGTACCCCGACTCGATTGCGCGGCTGATCGAAGAGCACGTCAAGATAACGGAAGCGCTGAAAAAGGGCGATTATGAGCTGGCTGTGCAAGAATTGGAGCAGCATTTGCAAAACGGGAAAATCACCTACATTTCCTAA
- the rpoC gene encoding DNA-directed RNA polymerase subunit beta', with amino-acid sequence MIDVNNFEYMKIGLASPDKIRSWSYGEVKKPETINYRTLKPEKDGLFCERIFGPTKDWECHCGKYKRVRYKGVVCDRCGVEVTRAKVRRERMGHIELAAPVSHIWYFKGIPSRMGLVLDMSPRSLEEVIYFASYVVTDPGDTPLDKKQLLSEKEYRNYREKYGYSFQAMMGAEAIKRLLAEIDLDKEVEALKEELKTAQGQRRNRAIKRLEVLEAFRNSGNRPEWMVLDVLPVIPPELRPMVQLDGGRFATSDLNDLYRRVINRNNRLKRLLELGAPDIIVQNEKRMLQEAVDALIDNGRRGRPVTGPGNRPLKSLSHMLKGKQGRFRQNLLGKRVDYSGRSVIVVGPNLKMYQCGLPKEMALELFKPFVMKELVSKGLAHNIKSAKRKVERVQPEVWDVLEEVIREHPVLLNRAPTLHRLGIQAFEPVLVEGRAIRLHPLVCTAYNADFDGDQMAVHVPLSAEAQAEARVLMLAAQNILNPKDGKPVVTPSQDMVLGSYYLTLEREGDRGEGTCYRDPADAIAAYQNGYISLHTRIAIPAKSLNKTSFTKEQQEALMFTTVGKIIFNEIFPPELPYINTPTKENLMGKVPDEYFVFEKGVNLKEFAKTLPDNGAVKKGFLGTIIAECFRRFGTTQTAIILDKIKELGFAYSTKAGITISVADIIVPEQKKEIIKNAEEKVRTVTAQYRRGLITEDERYDRVISIWSKAKDEVTDVLMKSMDKFNAIYMMANSGARGNVSQITQLAGMRGLMANPSGRIIEMPIISNFREGLTVLEYFISTHGARKGLADTALRTADSGYLTRRLVDVAQDVIVREEDCGTDKGLRISAITDGNEEIEKLSDRLVGRTCFETVRHPQTGEVIVGRNQEITEEIADQIVKAGIKDVYIRTVLTCRTNHGVCKRCYGRNLATGSEVEIGEAVGIIAAQSIGEPGTQLTMRTFHTGGVAGDDITQGLPRIQELFEARNPKGQAVITEIDGEVVDIREGKDRREIEVRGEAENKVYAVPYGARIKVSVGSKLNAGDELTEGSVDPKEMLKVRGLRGVSNYILQEVQKVYRMQGVEINDKHIEVMIRQMLRKVRVVDSGETDLLPGSYVEVHEFEQANAKVLLEGKRPAVGRPVLLGITKASLETDSFLSAASFQETTRVLTDAAIKGKVDRLLGLKENVIIGKLVPAGTGMARYRNTKVLTKSEYEAELAKQASEKEAVPVE; translated from the coding sequence GTGATAGACGTCAACAATTTTGAGTACATGAAGATCGGCCTGGCTTCACCGGACAAGATTCGCTCGTGGTCGTACGGCGAGGTGAAAAAGCCGGAGACGATCAACTACCGCACACTCAAACCGGAAAAGGACGGATTGTTCTGCGAACGTATCTTCGGTCCGACGAAGGACTGGGAGTGCCACTGCGGCAAGTACAAGCGTGTGCGCTACAAGGGCGTCGTCTGCGACCGCTGCGGCGTCGAGGTCACCAGAGCGAAAGTGCGCCGCGAACGGATGGGCCATATCGAACTGGCCGCGCCGGTCTCCCACATCTGGTACTTCAAAGGAATCCCCAGCAGAATGGGGCTTGTCCTGGACATGTCGCCCCGTTCGCTGGAAGAGGTCATCTATTTTGCCTCCTATGTGGTGACGGATCCGGGCGATACGCCGCTTGACAAGAAACAGCTGCTCTCCGAGAAGGAGTACCGCAACTACCGGGAAAAATACGGCTATTCGTTCCAGGCCATGATGGGAGCGGAAGCGATCAAACGCTTGCTGGCGGAAATTGACCTGGACAAAGAAGTGGAAGCGCTGAAGGAAGAGTTGAAGACGGCCCAGGGCCAGCGCCGCAATCGGGCGATCAAGCGCCTGGAGGTATTGGAGGCGTTCCGCAACTCCGGCAACCGTCCGGAGTGGATGGTGCTGGATGTCCTGCCGGTCATTCCGCCGGAACTGCGTCCGATGGTTCAGCTGGACGGCGGGCGCTTCGCCACCTCCGACCTGAACGACCTCTATCGGCGCGTGATCAACCGGAACAACCGCCTGAAACGGCTGCTGGAGCTGGGGGCGCCGGATATTATCGTGCAAAACGAAAAGCGCATGCTGCAAGAGGCAGTGGATGCGCTGATCGACAACGGACGCCGCGGCCGCCCGGTTACAGGCCCCGGCAACCGTCCGCTCAAGTCGCTCAGCCACATGCTGAAGGGCAAGCAGGGCCGCTTCCGGCAAAACCTGCTCGGCAAACGGGTGGACTACTCGGGCCGTTCCGTTATCGTCGTCGGCCCCAATCTGAAGATGTACCAATGTGGCCTGCCGAAGGAAATGGCGTTGGAGCTGTTCAAGCCCTTCGTCATGAAAGAGCTCGTCTCCAAAGGATTGGCGCACAATATCAAAAGTGCCAAGCGCAAAGTGGAACGGGTCCAACCGGAAGTATGGGATGTGCTCGAAGAAGTGATTCGCGAGCACCCTGTACTGCTGAACCGTGCTCCCACTTTGCACCGCCTGGGGATTCAGGCGTTTGAACCGGTGCTCGTCGAAGGGCGGGCGATTCGCCTGCATCCGCTGGTATGTACGGCCTACAACGCCGACTTTGACGGCGACCAGATGGCCGTGCACGTGCCGCTCTCCGCTGAAGCGCAGGCAGAAGCGCGCGTGCTGATGCTGGCAGCGCAAAACATTTTGAACCCGAAAGACGGCAAGCCGGTCGTAACGCCGTCGCAGGACATGGTGCTCGGTTCTTACTACCTGACGCTGGAACGCGAAGGGGACAGAGGCGAGGGCACCTGCTACCGCGATCCGGCAGACGCGATCGCAGCGTATCAAAACGGCTACATCAGTCTGCACACGCGGATCGCGATTCCGGCGAAGAGCCTGAACAAGACGTCCTTTACCAAGGAACAGCAGGAAGCGCTGATGTTTACCACCGTCGGAAAGATCATCTTTAACGAGATCTTCCCGCCGGAACTGCCTTACATCAATACGCCGACCAAGGAAAATCTGATGGGCAAGGTTCCGGACGAATACTTCGTCTTTGAGAAGGGCGTCAACCTGAAGGAGTTTGCCAAGACCTTGCCCGACAACGGCGCGGTCAAAAAGGGCTTCCTCGGGACGATTATCGCCGAGTGCTTCCGCCGTTTCGGCACCACCCAGACGGCGATCATCCTCGACAAGATCAAGGAACTGGGCTTTGCATACTCGACCAAGGCGGGCATCACGATTTCCGTCGCCGACATCATCGTGCCGGAGCAGAAGAAAGAAATCATCAAGAATGCGGAAGAGAAAGTGCGGACGGTTACGGCGCAATACCGCCGCGGCTTGATTACGGAAGACGAACGGTACGATCGCGTCATCTCCATCTGGTCGAAAGCGAAGGACGAAGTGACCGATGTCCTGATGAAGTCGATGGACAAATTCAACGCGATTTACATGATGGCCAACTCCGGTGCGCGCGGTAACGTGTCGCAGATCACCCAGCTGGCCGGGATGCGCGGGCTGATGGCCAACCCGTCCGGCCGGATCATCGAGATGCCGATCATCTCCAACTTCCGCGAGGGGCTGACCGTGTTGGAGTACTTCATCTCCACGCACGGCGCGCGGAAAGGTCTCGCCGACACCGCGCTGCGGACGGCTGACTCGGGATATCTGACCCGCCGCCTGGTTGACGTCGCCCAGGACGTGATCGTGCGCGAAGAAGACTGCGGCACCGACAAAGGCTTGCGGATCAGCGCGATTACCGACGGCAACGAAGAGATCGAGAAGCTGTCGGACCGTCTGGTCGGCCGCACCTGCTTTGAGACGGTGCGTCATCCGCAGACAGGTGAAGTGATTGTCGGCCGCAACCAGGAGATTACCGAAGAGATTGCCGATCAGATCGTCAAAGCCGGCATTAAGGATGTGTACATCCGCACGGTGCTGACCTGCCGCACCAACCACGGGGTCTGCAAACGCTGCTACGGGCGGAATCTGGCGACCGGTTCGGAAGTGGAAATCGGCGAAGCGGTGGGGATTATCGCCGCGCAGTCGATCGGTGAGCCGGGTACGCAGCTGACGATGCGTACATTCCACACGGGCGGCGTGGCCGGTGACGACATCACGCAAGGTTTGCCGCGGATTCAGGAGCTGTTTGAGGCGCGGAATCCGAAAGGGCAGGCGGTGATCACCGAGATTGACGGCGAAGTGGTCGACATTCGCGAAGGAAAAGACCGCCGCGAGATCGAGGTTCGCGGGGAAGCGGAAAACAAGGTATACGCTGTACCCTATGGCGCTCGGATCAAAGTGTCGGTCGGCAGCAAGTTGAATGCCGGCGATGAGCTGACCGAGGGCTCCGTGGACCCCAAAGAGATGCTGAAAGTTCGCGGCTTGCGCGGCGTATCCAACTACATCCTGCAGGAAGTGCAAAAGGTGTACCGCATGCAAGGGGTGGAAATCAACGACAAGCATATTGAAGTGATGATCCGCCAGATGCTGCGGAAGGTCCGCGTCGTCGACAGCGGCGAAACCGACCTGCTGCCGGGATCGTATGTGGAAGTGCACGAGTTTGAGCAGGCCAATGCCAAAGTGCTGCTGGAAGGCAAACGGCCGGCTGTGGGCCGTCCGGTGCTGCTGGGGATTACCAAGGCTTCCCTGGAAACCGATTCCTTCCTGTCGGCAGCTTCGTTCCAGGAAACAACGCGCGTCCTGACCGATGCCGCGATCAAGGGGAAAGTAGACCGCCTGCTGGGACTGAAGGAAAACGTGATCATCGGAAAACTGGTCCCAGCCGGAACAGGGATGGCCCGCTACCGCAACACCAAGGTGCTGACCAAATCCGAGTACGAAGCGGAATTGGCAAAACAAGCAAGCGAAAAAGAAGCCGTGCCGGTTGAATAA
- a CDS encoding creatininase family protein, whose translation MKQTNFLKEMSWTTFVERKKETDLVIIPSGAFEVYGPHLPLGTDTLVAVKIAEYVAERVNAVIGPTLEVGDSTELEDFPGTITIQPESFKQYMRDALRSLQKWGFKDFLFINTHLGNVPVINQLAYELQREQGIRCAQIDYWRFIKAHCAGITESGELAHGHASEAGTSVMMYLYPEWCDTVNWVNEPPRLSDDFADVIQYPPFSALTRSGTIGNATLGTREKGEALVKRSVERIVQFLRESWHAPEKD comes from the coding sequence ATGAAACAGACAAACTTCCTCAAAGAAATGAGCTGGACGACATTCGTGGAACGAAAGAAGGAAACAGATCTGGTGATCATTCCATCCGGCGCGTTTGAAGTGTATGGTCCCCATCTGCCTCTCGGGACGGACACGTTGGTGGCGGTGAAAATCGCCGAGTACGTGGCCGAACGGGTAAACGCGGTGATCGGACCGACGTTGGAAGTGGGCGACTCCACGGAGCTGGAGGATTTCCCCGGCACGATCACGATTCAACCGGAAAGCTTCAAACAGTACATGCGGGATGCGCTGCGCAGCTTGCAAAAGTGGGGGTTTAAAGATTTCCTGTTCATCAATACGCATCTCGGCAACGTGCCGGTGATCAATCAGCTTGCGTACGAATTGCAGAGAGAGCAGGGGATTCGCTGTGCTCAAATCGACTATTGGCGTTTTATCAAAGCGCACTGCGCGGGAATCACGGAATCCGGGGAGTTGGCGCACGGCCACGCAAGCGAAGCCGGCACCTCGGTGATGATGTATCTCTATCCAGAATGGTGCGACACCGTGAATTGGGTGAATGAACCGCCGAGACTATCCGATGATTTTGCCGATGTCATCCAGTACCCGCCGTTTTCCGCGCTTACCCGCTCCGGCACAATCGGAAACGCCACTTTGGGAACAAGAGAAAAAGGGGAAGCGCTGGTGAAGCGTTCTGTGGAGCGGATTGTCCAGTTTTTGCGGGAAAGCTGGCATGCGCCGGAAAAAGACTGA
- the rpoB gene encoding DNA-directed RNA polymerase subunit beta, translated as MAGKMIQCGRHRQRRTYSRINEVLDLPNLIEIQQKSYQWFLDEGLREMFQDISPIQDFTGNLVLEFIDYSLGEPKYDVDESKERDVTYAAPLRVKVRLLNKETGEVKEQEVFMGDFPLMTETGTFIINGAERVIVSQLVRSPSVYYNTKVDKNGKQTYTATVIPNRGAWLELEMDAKDIIYVRIDRTRKIPVTVLLRALGFSSDAEILNLLGEDEYIKNTLEKDNTDSTEKALIEIYERLRPGEPPTTENAKSLLYSRFFDPKRYDLASVGRYKINKKLHIKNRLYNQRLAEPLVDPDTGEIIAEAGQVIDRRLLDRISPLLDERVGFIDVRTNGGVLDEDTIRLQSISIFSPIEEGKVIKVIGNGNVDKSVKHITPADIVAAINYFINLLHQVGSTDDIDHLGNRRLRSVGELLQNQFRIGLSRMERVVRERMSIQDQSQITPQALINIRPVIAAIKEFFGSSQLSQFMDQTNPLAELTHKRRLSALGPGGLTRERAGFEVRDVHHSHYGRMCPIETPEGPNIGLINSLSTYARINDYGFIETPRRKVDPETGRVLDEIVYLTADEEDVYNVAQANQPLTEDGYFVNEQVICRRKGDILTVPRDKVDFMDVSPKQVVSVATALIPFLENDDANRALMGSNMQRQAVPLLVPEAPYVGTGMEHKAAKDSGVAVVAKWPGQVERVTAREIWIRRYKEIDGKKVAGDLDKYKLQKFVRSNQGTCINQRPIVQKGEWVEAGDIIADGPSTEKGELALGRNVLVAFMTWEGYNYEDAILLSEKLVKDDVYTSIHIEEYESEARDTKLGPEEITRDIPNVGEDALKNLDERGIIRIGAEIRDGDILVGKVTPKGVTELTAEERLLHAIFGEKAREVRDTSLRVPHGGSGIVVDVKVFTRENGDELPPGVNQLVRVYIAQKRKISVGDKMAGRHGNKGVIARIMPEEDMPFLPDGTPVEIVLNPLGVPSRMNIGQVLETHLGMAAKTLGIHIATPVFDGANEDDVFKTLEEAGLDRDGKTILYDGRTGEPFDRRVTVGCVYMLKLAHLVDDKIHARSTGPYSLVTQQPLGGKAQFGGQRFGEMEVWALEAYGAAYTLQEILTVKSDDVVGRVKTYEAIVKGENVPEPGVPESFKVLIKELQSLGMDVKILSEDEQEIEMREVEEEEEGSGEKLNLVLEGGNLEEE; from the coding sequence TTGGCAGGTAAAATGATTCAATGCGGCAGACACCGCCAGCGTCGCACGTATTCCCGGATTAACGAGGTGCTGGATCTTCCCAATTTGATCGAGATTCAGCAGAAGTCTTACCAGTGGTTTTTGGATGAAGGGCTGCGGGAGATGTTCCAGGACATTTCGCCGATTCAGGACTTCACCGGAAACCTGGTGCTGGAGTTCATCGACTACAGTCTCGGCGAACCCAAGTACGACGTGGACGAATCCAAGGAACGAGATGTCACCTACGCTGCTCCTCTGCGCGTGAAAGTACGTCTGCTGAACAAAGAGACCGGTGAGGTAAAAGAGCAGGAAGTGTTCATGGGCGACTTCCCGCTGATGACGGAAACCGGTACCTTTATCATCAACGGAGCCGAGCGTGTTATCGTCAGTCAGCTCGTTCGTTCCCCTAGTGTATACTATAACACCAAAGTAGATAAGAATGGCAAACAGACTTATACAGCCACGGTGATTCCCAACCGCGGCGCCTGGCTGGAACTGGAGATGGACGCCAAGGATATCATCTATGTACGGATCGACCGTACCCGGAAAATCCCGGTGACCGTGCTTCTGCGTGCGCTTGGCTTCAGTTCCGATGCCGAAATTCTCAACCTGCTGGGTGAGGATGAATACATCAAAAATACGCTGGAAAAAGACAACACCGATTCTACCGAGAAGGCGTTGATCGAGATTTACGAGCGCCTTCGCCCCGGTGAGCCGCCGACGACGGAAAACGCGAAAAGCTTGCTCTACTCCCGCTTTTTCGATCCCAAACGATACGACCTTGCTTCTGTCGGACGCTATAAGATCAACAAAAAACTTCATATCAAGAACCGTCTCTACAACCAACGGCTGGCAGAACCGCTGGTCGATCCGGACACCGGTGAAATTATCGCCGAAGCGGGACAGGTCATCGACCGCAGGCTGCTGGACCGCATTTCGCCGCTGCTCGACGAACGGGTCGGTTTCATCGATGTGCGCACCAACGGCGGCGTGCTGGATGAAGACACGATCCGCCTGCAGTCGATTTCGATCTTTTCGCCCATCGAAGAGGGCAAAGTGATCAAAGTCATCGGAAACGGCAACGTCGACAAATCGGTGAAGCATATCACGCCCGCCGACATCGTTGCGGCGATTAACTACTTCATCAACCTGCTGCATCAAGTGGGCAGCACCGATGACATCGACCACCTGGGCAATCGCCGGCTGCGTTCCGTTGGCGAATTGCTGCAGAACCAGTTCCGCATCGGGTTGTCCCGGATGGAGCGGGTCGTCCGCGAGCGAATGTCCATTCAGGATCAAAGCCAGATCACGCCGCAAGCTTTGATCAACATCCGTCCGGTAATCGCCGCGATCAAGGAGTTTTTCGGAAGCTCGCAGCTGTCCCAGTTTATGGATCAGACCAACCCGCTGGCCGAACTGACGCACAAGCGGCGCTTGTCGGCGCTGGGCCCCGGCGGTTTGACCAGGGAGCGAGCGGGATTTGAAGTGCGGGACGTGCACCACTCCCACTACGGCCGGATGTGTCCGATCGAGACGCCGGAGGGTCCTAATATTGGCCTGATCAACTCGCTGTCCACTTATGCGCGGATCAATGATTACGGCTTCATTGAGACACCGCGCCGCAAGGTGGATCCGGAGACCGGCAGAGTGCTGGATGAGATCGTGTACCTGACGGCCGATGAAGAAGACGTATACAATGTGGCGCAGGCCAATCAACCGCTGACCGAGGACGGCTACTTTGTCAACGAGCAGGTGATTTGCCGCCGCAAAGGCGATATTCTCACCGTGCCGCGGGACAAAGTGGACTTTATGGACGTGTCGCCCAAACAGGTCGTGTCGGTTGCGACGGCGCTGATCCCGTTTTTGGAAAACGACGACGCCAACCGGGCCCTGATGGGTTCCAACATGCAGCGGCAGGCCGTACCGTTGTTGGTGCCCGAGGCGCCGTATGTGGGAACCGGGATGGAGCACAAGGCGGCCAAAGACTCCGGCGTTGCCGTCGTCGCCAAATGGCCGGGACAAGTTGAACGGGTCACGGCACGCGAAATCTGGATTCGCCGCTATAAAGAGATTGACGGGAAAAAGGTTGCCGGCGATCTCGACAAGTATAAACTGCAGAAGTTCGTCCGCTCCAACCAGGGAACCTGCATCAACCAGCGGCCCATCGTCCAGAAGGGCGAATGGGTGGAAGCCGGTGACATTATCGCGGACGGCCCTTCCACGGAAAAAGGAGAGCTGGCGCTTGGCCGCAACGTCCTCGTCGCCTTCATGACCTGGGAAGGGTACAACTACGAAGACGCGATCCTCTTGAGCGAAAAACTGGTGAAAGATGACGTATACACCTCGATTCACATTGAGGAGTACGAGTCGGAAGCCCGCGATACCAAACTTGGACCGGAAGAGATTACGCGCGATATTCCCAACGTCGGCGAGGATGCGCTGAAGAATCTCGACGAGCGCGGCATTATTCGCATCGGGGCGGAGATCCGCGACGGCGATATTCTGGTGGGGAAAGTGACCCCCAAAGGGGTGACCGAATTAACCGCCGAAGAACGTCTGCTGCATGCCATCTTCGGGGAGAAAGCCCGCGAAGTGCGCGATACCTCGCTGCGTGTGCCGCATGGCGGCTCCGGCATCGTCGTCGATGTGAAAGTGTTTACGCGGGAAAACGGCGACGAACTGCCGCCGGGCGTCAACCAGCTCGTGCGGGTTTACATCGCCCAGAAGCGCAAGATTTCGGTTGGCGACAAAATGGCCGGACGTCACGGGAACAAAGGGGTTATCGCCCGGATTATGCCGGAAGAGGATATGCCGTTTTTGCCCGATGGCACCCCGGTTGAGATCGTGTTGAATCCGCTGGGTGTTCCGTCGCGGATGAACATCGGCCAGGTGCTGGAAACCCACCTCGGGATGGCAGCCAAGACGCTGGGCATCCACATCGCGACACCTGTCTTTGACGGCGCTAATGAAGATGATGTGTTCAAGACGTTGGAAGAGGCCGGCCTGGATCGCGACGGAAAAACGATTCTCTACGACGGCCGGACGGGTGAACCGTTTGACCGCAGGGTGACAGTGGGCTGCGTTTACATGCTGAAGCTGGCTCACCTTGTCGACGACAAAATCCACGCGCGCTCTACAGGTCCGTACTCGCTCGTCACGCAGCAGCCGCTGGGCGGCAAGGCCCAATTCGGCGGGCAGCGCTTCGGCGAGATGGAGGTATGGGCGCTGGAAGCGTACGGCGCGGCATACACCCTGCAAGAAATTCTCACCGTCAAGTCGGATGACGTCGTGGGCCGGGTGAAGACATACGAGGCGATCGTGAAGGGAGAAAACGTACCGGAACCAGGCGTTCCCGAGTCGTTCAAGGTGCTGATCAAGGAACTGCAAAGCTTGGGAATGGATGTGAAGATCCTCTCCGAAGACGAACAGGAGATCGAGATGCGCGAGGTGGAAGAAGAGGAAGAAGGGTCTGGCGAAAAGCTGAATCTGGTGCTGGAAGGCGGCAACTTGGAAGAAGAGTAG